One genomic window of Paraburkholderia acidiphila includes the following:
- a CDS encoding IclR family transcriptional regulator, with amino-acid sequence MTIREMYSTMVNPRAPSGCAACPQFPYGCRTFEHHNASMPPTVRSASPRASATDATNAEDLADALDTAEGPEGPEAGEEKLRSGIQSIEVGFRLLEVLTGEPRAMMLRDLAQRAGMSPAKAHRYLVSFMRLGVVAQDPLSGRYELGGFALQLGLARLARVDGVKLARIALTELRDALDITVGIAVWGNQGPTVVHWLESSHPAKASLKLGDVMPMLSSATGLLFAAYLPRSKTAPMIERELAGAQHYSYGSTPRTAEALERALAQVREHGAARVEGMLLPTIHAFCTPVFDASGELALGLIALGHEGAFDIDWNGAVDTALRACAEKLSYELGYSPTPR; translated from the coding sequence GTGACGATAAGGGAAATGTATTCTACGATGGTGAATCCGCGGGCCCCAAGCGGGTGCGCCGCATGCCCTCAGTTTCCGTACGGTTGCCGTACGTTCGAACACCACAACGCCTCCATGCCGCCTACCGTCCGATCCGCCTCGCCACGCGCGAGCGCCACAGACGCCACGAACGCCGAAGATCTCGCCGACGCCCTCGACACCGCCGAAGGCCCGGAAGGCCCCGAAGCCGGCGAAGAAAAGCTGCGCTCGGGCATCCAGTCGATCGAAGTGGGCTTTCGCCTACTCGAAGTGCTGACCGGCGAGCCGCGCGCCATGATGCTGCGCGACCTCGCGCAGCGTGCGGGCATGAGCCCGGCGAAGGCGCATCGCTATCTCGTGAGCTTCATGCGCCTCGGCGTGGTTGCGCAGGACCCGCTCTCGGGCCGCTACGAACTGGGCGGCTTCGCCTTGCAGCTCGGCCTCGCGCGTCTGGCGCGCGTGGACGGCGTCAAACTCGCGCGCATCGCGCTCACCGAGTTACGCGACGCGCTCGACATCACCGTGGGCATCGCCGTGTGGGGCAACCAGGGGCCGACCGTCGTGCACTGGCTCGAATCGAGCCATCCGGCAAAAGCGTCGCTCAAGCTCGGCGACGTCATGCCGATGCTCAGTTCCGCCACGGGCCTGCTGTTCGCCGCCTACCTGCCGCGCAGCAAGACCGCCCCGATGATCGAGCGCGAACTCGCTGGCGCGCAGCACTACTCATACGGCTCCACGCCGCGTACGGCAGAGGCGCTCGAACGCGCGCTCGCGCAGGTGCGCGAGCATGGCGCCGCCCGCGTGGAAGGCATGCTGCTGCCGACCATCCACGCGTTCTGCACGCCCGTGTTCGACGCGAGCGGCGAACTCGCGCTCGGGCTCATCGCGCTCGGTCACGAAGGCGCGTTCGATATCGACTGGAACGGCGCCGTGGACACCGCCTTGCGAGCGTGCGCCGAAAAACTGTCATACGAATTGGGGTACAGTCCGACGCCGCGCTGA
- a CDS encoding fumarylacetoacetate hydrolase family protein — MKLATLKDGTRDGQLIVVSRDLRSAAIADAIAPTLQRVLDDWRFYAPQLAELYDALNYGRARNAFSFDARDCMAPLPRAYQWADGSSYVNHVELVRRARGAEMPAEFWTDPLMYQGGSDDFIGPCDDIVCASEAFGIDFEAEVAVVTGDVPMGASPDEALRAVRLVTLVNDVSLRNLIPAELAKGFGFFQSKPASAFAPVMVTPDELGGHWREGRVHLPLIVHWNGKKVGQPDAGTDMVFHFGQLIAHAAKTRNLRAGAIVGSGTVSNKDAKRGYCCIAEKRCLEMIESGQASTEFMKFGDSVKIEMLDEAGKSIFGAIDQAVAPLHGEP; from the coding sequence ATGAAACTTGCCACGCTGAAGGACGGCACCCGCGACGGGCAACTGATCGTCGTTTCCCGCGACCTGCGCAGCGCCGCCATCGCCGACGCGATCGCGCCCACGCTGCAGCGCGTGCTCGACGACTGGCGCTTCTACGCGCCGCAGCTCGCCGAGCTGTACGACGCGCTCAACTACGGGCGCGCGCGCAACGCGTTCAGCTTCGACGCGCGCGACTGCATGGCGCCGCTGCCGCGTGCGTACCAATGGGCGGATGGCTCGTCGTACGTGAATCACGTCGAACTCGTGCGTCGCGCGCGCGGCGCCGAAATGCCCGCCGAGTTCTGGACCGACCCGCTCATGTACCAGGGCGGCAGCGACGACTTCATCGGGCCGTGCGACGACATCGTGTGCGCCTCCGAGGCATTCGGCATCGACTTCGAGGCCGAAGTCGCCGTCGTGACGGGCGACGTGCCGATGGGCGCGAGCCCCGACGAAGCACTGCGCGCCGTGCGGCTCGTCACGCTCGTGAACGACGTTTCGCTGCGCAACCTCATTCCCGCGGAACTCGCGAAGGGCTTCGGCTTTTTCCAGAGCAAGCCGGCCAGCGCGTTCGCGCCGGTGATGGTCACGCCCGACGAACTCGGTGGACACTGGCGCGAAGGGCGCGTGCATCTGCCGCTCATCGTCCACTGGAACGGCAAGAAGGTCGGCCAGCCCGATGCGGGCACGGACATGGTGTTCCACTTCGGCCAGTTGATCGCGCATGCCGCGAAAACGCGCAATCTGCGCGCGGGCGCCATCGTGGGTTCGGGCACGGTCTCGAACAAGGACGCCAAACGCGGCTACTGCTGCATCGCCGAGAAGCGCTGCCTCGAGATGATCGAAAGCGGACAGGCGAGCACCGAATTCATGAAGTTCGGCGACAGCGTAAAGATCGAAATGCTCGACGAAGCGGGCAAGTCGATTTTCGGTGCGATCGATCAGGCTGTGGCGCCGCTCCACGGCGAGCCGTGA